In a genomic window of Pelotomaculum thermopropionicum SI:
- the SpoVG gene encoding Uncharacterized protein (involved in the regulation of septum location) yields the protein MEVTDVRVRKILTEGKMKAIVSVTLDNSFVIHDVKVVEGQNGLFVAMPSRKTPDGEYRDIAHPITASARELIQTAVLQAYAEAT from the coding sequence ATGGAAGTTACCGACGTAAGAGTGCGTAAGATTTTAACGGAAGGAAAGATGAAGGCGATAGTATCGGTAACTTTAGATAATTCCTTTGTTATTCATGATGTTAAAGTGGTGGAAGGGCAAAACGGGCTGTTTGTGGCAATGCCGAGCAGAAAAACCCCGGACGGGGAGTACCGCGACATAGCGCACCCGATTACCGCCTCGGCCCGCGAGTTAATTCAAACGGCCGTGCTGCAGGCTTACGCCGAGGCAACCTGA
- the RplY gene encoding ribosomal protein L25 (general stress protein Ctc) — protein MTAELEAQARTEKTRSFTHSLREKGMIPAVVYGKNVGSLSIAVDAGELQKILEGAGSNALIRMKIKENGKIRKHNVLVKEVQRDPVRRELIHADFHQVSLKDRVHATVPVHLTGSAAGTVEGGVLTPLLRRVEMECLASEIPEAITVDVSGLRIGDTITVADLPLPPGVRALEDPEAPVVTVTAGERPAAEPAAAPGAAPAAGPEEAEE, from the coding sequence ATGACAGCGGAATTAGAAGCACAGGCAAGGACGGAGAAGACCAGAAGCTTTACTCACAGCCTGAGGGAGAAGGGAATGATCCCGGCCGTCGTATACGGGAAGAACGTGGGCAGCCTGTCGATTGCCGTTGATGCCGGGGAACTGCAAAAGATCCTGGAAGGAGCCGGCTCGAACGCCCTGATCAGGATGAAAATAAAGGAAAACGGAAAAATAAGAAAGCACAACGTGCTGGTAAAGGAGGTCCAGCGCGACCCGGTGCGGCGCGAGCTGATCCATGCTGATTTTCACCAGGTTTCGCTTAAAGACAGGGTGCACGCCACCGTGCCGGTCCATCTGACCGGCTCTGCCGCGGGGACGGTCGAAGGCGGGGTGCTCACGCCGCTGCTCCGGCGGGTTGAGATGGAGTGCCTGGCTTCGGAAATTCCGGAAGCAATAACGGTGGATGTATCGGGACTGCGGATTGGGGATACAATTACTGTAGCTGATTTGCCCCTGCCGCCCGGGGTAAGGGCGCTGGAGGACCCGGAGGCTCCGGTTGTGACCGTAACCGCCGGGGAGAGGCCGGCGGCTGAACCGGCCGCCGCACCCGGTGCGGCACCGGCGGCAGGGCCTGAAGAAGCGGAGGAATAA
- the HtpG gene encoding molecular chaperone (HSP90 family), translating to MPANPLKEQFETREFQAEVKQLLDIVVNSLYTEREIFLRELISNSADALEKFRYESLVNREAAGGEDLPLEISIELDGRENTLTVADTGIGMTREELVENLGTIAHSGSKQFIRELKENGKKDVNLIGQFGVGFYSAFMVAKRVRVLTRSYRPGADGCEWISDGSGSYELGPAEGLRRGTRVILELKEDAREFTGAEKVKEIIRQYSSFVPFPIKVNGEQVNTVQAIWMRNKNEVTEEEYKEFYKYIAGAFDEPLYRLHFTADAPLTINALLYVPKQNLERFGFGRLEPGVNLYCRKVLIQQHPEGLLPDWLRFLKGVIDSEDIPLNISRETMQDSALAARLQKVITGRFLKFLSEQAREDPEKYSEFWNTFGIFLKEGTVSDFTHRNDLAKLLRFESSETEPGKLTSLSEYVERMKDGQKDIYFINGPSREAIECGPYLEAFRACGFEVIYTYEPVDDFVLSTLGEFEGKKLLSADNAALELPALDGGQEEPLDGNELQSLITWLKEVLGDKAGEVKSSRRLSDSPAILTNLDGHMTSSMERVMQAVNKDFRAAGRKAFEINPRHRLIKRLASLRKENPGLAGCVAEQIYDNAVISAGLAVNPRDMVERIYRILESTLVDR from the coding sequence TTGCCGGCCAATCCATTAAAAGAGCAATTTGAAACCAGGGAATTTCAGGCTGAGGTCAAGCAACTGCTTGACATTGTGGTAAATTCTCTTTACACCGAGCGCGAAATCTTTTTGCGGGAGCTGATTTCAAACAGCGCCGACGCGCTGGAGAAGTTCCGCTACGAAAGCCTGGTCAACCGGGAGGCCGCGGGCGGGGAAGACCTGCCGCTGGAAATTTCCATTGAACTCGACGGCAGGGAAAACACCCTTACCGTAGCCGACACCGGAATCGGCATGACCAGGGAAGAGCTTGTGGAAAACCTGGGCACAATAGCGCACTCGGGCTCAAAACAATTCATCCGGGAGTTAAAGGAGAACGGCAAAAAGGACGTAAACCTGATCGGTCAGTTCGGCGTGGGCTTTTATTCTGCCTTTATGGTGGCCAAAAGGGTCCGCGTCCTCACCCGTTCATACCGCCCCGGTGCGGACGGCTGCGAATGGATTTCCGACGGCAGCGGCAGCTATGAACTGGGGCCGGCGGAAGGCCTGCGGCGGGGCACCAGGGTTATCCTGGAGCTCAAAGAAGACGCCCGCGAATTTACCGGCGCGGAAAAAGTCAAGGAAATCATCCGGCAGTATTCCAGCTTTGTGCCCTTCCCTATCAAGGTCAACGGGGAGCAGGTAAATACCGTCCAGGCCATCTGGATGCGCAACAAGAACGAGGTGACGGAAGAAGAGTATAAAGAGTTTTACAAGTATATAGCCGGGGCGTTCGACGAGCCGCTTTACCGCCTGCACTTTACCGCGGACGCGCCCCTGACCATAAACGCCCTTTTGTACGTCCCGAAGCAAAACCTGGAGCGGTTCGGCTTCGGCCGGCTGGAGCCGGGGGTTAACCTTTACTGCCGCAAGGTTCTGATCCAGCAGCACCCGGAAGGGCTGCTGCCGGACTGGCTGCGCTTTTTAAAAGGCGTGATCGACAGCGAAGACATACCGCTTAACATCTCCCGCGAAACCATGCAGGACAGCGCCCTGGCAGCCAGGCTGCAAAAAGTGATCACCGGCCGCTTTCTCAAATTCTTGAGCGAACAGGCCCGGGAAGATCCCGAAAAGTATTCGGAGTTCTGGAATACCTTCGGCATATTTCTGAAGGAAGGGACGGTATCCGATTTCACCCACCGCAACGACCTGGCCAAGCTGCTGCGCTTTGAGTCATCGGAAACGGAACCCGGAAAATTGACCTCGCTTTCCGAATACGTTGAAAGAATGAAGGATGGCCAGAAGGACATTTACTTCATAAACGGCCCCTCGCGGGAGGCCATTGAATGCGGGCCGTACCTTGAAGCTTTCCGGGCCTGCGGCTTTGAGGTCATCTACACTTATGAGCCGGTGGACGACTTTGTCCTCAGCACCCTGGGCGAATTTGAAGGCAAAAAGCTGTTGTCAGCAGACAATGCCGCACTGGAGCTGCCGGCCCTGGACGGCGGGCAGGAGGAACCGCTGGACGGAAACGAACTGCAGTCCCTCATAACCTGGCTTAAAGAAGTGCTGGGCGATAAGGCCGGCGAGGTTAAAAGCTCCCGGCGCCTTTCGGACAGCCCGGCCATTCTGACAAACCTGGACGGGCACATGACCAGCAGCATGGAGCGGGTGATGCAGGCGGTCAACAAGGATTTCCGGGCCGCCGGCCGGAAGGCTTTTGAGATTAACCCGCGGCACAGGCTGATCAAGCGCCTGGCCTCGCTGCGGAAGGAAAACCCCGGACTGGCAGGCTGCGTGGCCGAGCAGATTTACGACAACGCCGTTATTTCCGCCGGCCTTGCCGTCAACCCGCGGGACATGGTTGAAAGGATCTACCGGATCCTGGAGAGCACTCTGGTAGACCGCTAA
- the AraJ gene encoding arabinose efflux permease, whose translation MNGDGSVKKYALITVSLASFLTPFMGSSINLAVPSIGREFDSGAVLLSWVVSSYILASAAFLLPFGRLADIFGRKKIFVIGLLAFTLFSLLCGLSWSIEALIAFRVLQGIGGAMIFGTAVAILTSVFPPQERGKVLGINVATVYTGLSLGPVLGGAMNQQLGWPSIFYFNAALGLFVVLLTALKLKGEWAGARGEKFDLGGAVLYAAGLVAFMYGFSSLATSTPAKFILAAGLLLIAVFVGHEAREEQPMLDMRLLSKNVPFAFSNLAALINYSATFAVGFLLSLHLQVVMGYSSQTAGLILLFQPVVMALLSPLAGTLSDRIEPRIVASWGMGLTALGLAVFAFLSASTPVWLIVLNLMLLGTGFALFSSPNSNAIMGSVEKKFYGVASSTMGTMRLIGQSVSMAIATLIIDLHIGSAQLSPAIAGLIVTSVKMSFAIFAVTCLGGVFASLARGNVNAGEKA comes from the coding sequence GTGAACGGAGACGGATCGGTAAAAAAATATGCTTTAATTACGGTTTCCCTGGCCTCTTTTTTAACTCCTTTCATGGGCAGTTCCATTAACCTGGCCGTGCCATCGATTGGCAGGGAATTCGACAGCGGCGCCGTCCTGCTGAGCTGGGTGGTCAGCAGCTACATCCTGGCCTCGGCGGCCTTTCTGCTGCCGTTTGGTAGGCTTGCCGACATTTTCGGGAGAAAGAAAATATTCGTTATAGGCCTTTTGGCCTTCACCCTGTTTTCCCTGCTGTGCGGCCTTTCCTGGTCCATAGAGGCGCTGATTGCCTTCAGGGTGCTGCAGGGCATCGGCGGGGCCATGATCTTCGGCACGGCCGTGGCCATTTTAACTTCGGTTTTCCCTCCCCAGGAGAGGGGCAAGGTGCTGGGGATAAACGTTGCCACGGTGTATACCGGCCTTTCCCTGGGGCCGGTGCTGGGCGGCGCGATGAACCAGCAGCTGGGCTGGCCCTCTATTTTTTATTTCAACGCCGCCCTGGGCCTGTTTGTGGTACTGTTGACCGCCTTGAAATTAAAGGGAGAGTGGGCCGGCGCCCGGGGAGAAAAATTCGACCTGGGCGGGGCGGTTTTATACGCAGCCGGGCTGGTGGCGTTCATGTACGGTTTTTCCTCCCTTGCCACATCAACGCCGGCAAAGTTCATTCTTGCCGCCGGCCTGCTGTTGATTGCCGTATTTGTCGGCCATGAGGCCAGGGAGGAGCAGCCCATGCTGGACATGAGGCTATTGAGCAAAAACGTTCCGTTTGCCTTTTCGAACCTGGCCGCCCTCATCAACTACAGCGCCACGTTTGCCGTGGGTTTCCTGCTTTCCCTGCACCTTCAGGTGGTGATGGGGTACAGCTCTCAAACGGCGGGGCTGATCCTGCTTTTCCAGCCCGTCGTAATGGCTCTGCTCTCCCCCCTGGCCGGCACCCTTTCCGACCGTATAGAGCCGCGCATTGTGGCTTCCTGGGGAATGGGGCTGACCGCCCTGGGGCTGGCGGTGTTTGCCTTTTTAAGCGCAAGCACGCCGGTATGGCTTATCGTTCTTAACCTGATGCTGCTGGGCACCGGCTTCGCCCTCTTTTCCTCCCCGAACAGCAATGCCATTATGGGATCGGTAGAGAAAAAATTCTACGGCGTGGCATCCTCCACTATGGGCACGATGAGGCTCATCGGGCAGTCTGTGAGCATGGCCATTGCCACCTTAATTATCGACCTGCATATCGGCAGCGCGCAGCTCAGTCCGGCCATCGCTGGATTAATCGTAACGAGTGTTAAAATGTCGTTTGCAATCTTTGCGGTGACCTGCCTGGGAGGTGTCTTTGCTTCTTTGGCCAGGGGAAATGTAAACGCCGGTGAGAAGGCGTGA
- the PrsA gene encoding phosphoribosylpyrophosphate synthetase — MSTRSKRLRIFSGNANPALAEEIAQYLGVTVGEAKVSRFSDGEIHVKINESVRGADVFIIQPTCSPINEHLMELLIMIDALRRASARRITAVLPYYGYARQDRKTRARDPITAKLVANLLTASGARRVLCMDLHAGQIQGFFDIPVDHLPGVPILAEYFLQSGLKNVVVVSPDLGGVTRARDLAERIGASIAIIDKRRPEPNVAEVTNIIGAINGKTVVMIDDIIDTAGTITKGAEALKKWGASEIYVCCTHPVLSGPAVSRLAEAPIKEVIVTNTIPVPKEKMIDKIKVLSVAPLLGEAIIRIHEDLSVSKLFD, encoded by the coding sequence ATGTCAACGCGCAGCAAGAGACTCAGGATCTTTTCGGGCAACGCCAACCCCGCACTGGCTGAAGAGATAGCGCAGTACCTGGGCGTCACCGTTGGGGAGGCTAAAGTTTCCCGGTTTTCCGACGGTGAGATTCATGTAAAAATCAATGAAAGCGTCAGGGGTGCGGATGTCTTCATCATCCAGCCGACGTGTTCGCCGATCAACGAACACCTGATGGAACTCCTGATCATGATAGATGCCCTGCGGCGCGCTTCTGCCAGGCGGATAACGGCCGTCCTGCCCTATTACGGGTATGCCAGGCAGGACCGCAAGACCAGGGCGCGCGATCCCATTACCGCCAAGCTTGTCGCCAACCTGCTGACGGCCAGCGGGGCAAGGCGGGTTCTCTGCATGGACCTGCATGCCGGGCAGATCCAGGGCTTTTTCGATATACCGGTCGATCACCTGCCGGGAGTGCCCATCCTGGCCGAATATTTTTTACAAAGCGGCCTGAAGAACGTCGTGGTAGTTTCGCCCGATCTGGGCGGGGTGACCCGGGCGCGGGACCTTGCCGAGCGCATCGGCGCCTCCATTGCTATTATTGACAAGCGCCGGCCCGAGCCCAACGTGGCCGAGGTTACCAACATCATCGGCGCCATTAACGGCAAGACCGTTGTAATGATTGACGACATCATCGATACGGCCGGCACCATTACCAAGGGGGCAGAGGCCCTGAAAAAATGGGGGGCCAGCGAAATTTACGTCTGCTGCACCCACCCGGTCCTGTCCGGGCCGGCCGTCAGCCGGCTGGCAGAAGCTCCCATAAAGGAAGTCATCGTCACCAATACCATTCCCGTACCGAAAGAAAAGATGATCGATAAGATCAAGGTGCTTTCCGTGGCTCCCCTTCTCGGCGAGGCCATCATCCGCATCCATGAGGACCTGTCGGTGAGCAAATTATTTGATTAG
- the GlmU gene encoding N-acetylglucosamine-1-phosphate uridyltransferase (contains nucleotidyltransferase and I-patch acetyltransferase domains), producing the protein MDLAAVILAAGRGTRMKSKLPKVLHRVCGRPMLSYIVNAVAAAGIKKIVVVAGYGAEQVAREVEGLAQVALQAEQLGTAHALLQAGPFLSGFAGKVLVLCGDTPLIEAGTLAKLAGFHRTAGAAATLLTAEPDDPAGYGRVIRDGRGNVIKIVEEKDASPAEKLIREINTGIYCFEAAGLFDALKGIRPANAQGEYYLTDIVEIYVRAGLAVAAFKLENPVEVTGINDRRQLAEVEKYLRRRVLEDLMQSGVTVLDPASTFVDGTVRVGRDTVIYPFTFLEGSTIIGEDCVIGPGSRLVNAVVGNGVSVQNSVVIESQIGDCCSIGPFAYLRPETRLGRNVKVGDFVEIKKSVIGDGSKVPHLSYVGDATVGAGVNIGCGTITCNYDGRNKWPTRIGDGAFIGSNTNLVAPVEIGAGAVTGAGSTITKNVPDGALAVERARQVLVPDWAAKKRDKKV; encoded by the coding sequence ATGGATCTGGCGGCGGTTATACTTGCGGCCGGCCGGGGCACCAGGATGAAATCAAAGCTGCCCAAGGTGCTTCACAGGGTATGCGGCAGGCCGATGCTGTCTTACATTGTAAACGCTGTTGCGGCCGCCGGTATTAAAAAGATAGTGGTGGTGGCCGGCTACGGTGCCGAGCAGGTTGCCCGCGAGGTGGAGGGCCTGGCGCAGGTTGCCCTGCAGGCCGAGCAACTGGGAACGGCCCACGCGCTGCTGCAGGCCGGCCCTTTTTTAAGCGGCTTTGCCGGGAAAGTGCTTGTCCTGTGCGGCGACACGCCGCTGATAGAAGCCGGGACGCTGGCTAAACTGGCCGGATTTCACAGAACCGCCGGGGCGGCGGCAACACTGCTGACTGCCGAACCGGACGACCCGGCCGGCTACGGGCGGGTAATCCGGGACGGGCGGGGCAATGTAATTAAAATTGTGGAAGAAAAGGACGCCTCGCCGGCTGAAAAACTAATTCGGGAAATCAATACCGGCATATACTGCTTTGAGGCTGCCGGGCTTTTTGATGCCCTGAAAGGGATAAGGCCTGCCAACGCCCAGGGCGAGTATTACCTTACGGACATTGTGGAAATTTATGTCCGGGCCGGTCTTGCCGTGGCGGCCTTTAAGCTGGAAAACCCGGTGGAAGTAACGGGAATAAACGACCGCAGGCAGTTGGCCGAAGTGGAAAAGTACCTGCGCCGCCGGGTGCTTGAAGATTTAATGCAGTCCGGAGTAACCGTGCTGGATCCGGCCTCAACCTTTGTGGACGGCACGGTCCGGGTGGGGCGGGATACGGTGATTTATCCCTTTACTTTTCTGGAGGGCAGCACTATAATTGGTGAAGACTGCGTCATCGGGCCCGGATCGCGGCTGGTTAACGCCGTTGTGGGCAACGGCGTTTCCGTCCAGAATTCCGTAGTAATAGAAAGTCAGATCGGAGACTGCTGCTCCATCGGCCCCTTTGCCTACCTGCGCCCGGAGACAAGGCTGGGCCGGAACGTTAAGGTGGGCGATTTTGTGGAAATAAAGAAGTCGGTAATCGGGGACGGGAGCAAGGTTCCCCATTTGAGCTATGTGGGCGACGCTACCGTAGGCGCAGGGGTGAACATCGGCTGCGGCACCATTACCTGCAATTACGACGGCCGGAACAAATGGCCCACCCGCATTGGCGACGGAGCGTTTATCGGAAGCAACACCAACCTGGTTGCCCCGGTGGAAATTGGAGCGGGCGCGGTTACCGGGGCCGGCTCCACCATTACCAAAAACGTGCCCGACGGCGCGCTGGCCGTGGAAAGGGCCAGGCAGGTGCTGGTGCCGGACTGGGCCGCAAAGAAAAGGGACAAAAAGGTTTGA
- the AraJ gene encoding arabinose efflux permease, translated as MNGLKIALRSFQYRNYRLFFGGQSISLIGTWLQNIAMSWLVYRLTNSALLLGVVGFAGQFPALFLTPFAGVLADRWDRRSILVITQTLFMIQAFTLACLVLTGHISIRHIIPLSVFSGLVSAFDVPARQSFVVEIVEKKEDLVNAIALNSSMFNGARLIGPSVAGILISAVGEGFCFLLNGISYLAVITALLAMRVRLKKPAKGGPGVLQGMREGFAYAFGNRPIRYIILLLALVSLVGMPYSVLMPVFAGEILHGGPHTLGFLVGFSGMGAISGAVYLASRKDAGGLIRIIPLAAGIFGAGLAVFSRSGILWLSLFLMLFTGFGMMVQMASSNTVLQTIVDDDKRGRVMSFFSMSFMSISPFGSLLAGSLASRIGAPDTLLIGGACCILGAIVFAAKLPVLKEALVLQGNIRGCSDKDYSP; from the coding sequence GTGAACGGCCTGAAAATAGCCCTCCGTTCCTTTCAATACAGGAACTACCGCCTTTTTTTCGGGGGACAGAGCATTTCCCTGATCGGAACCTGGCTTCAGAATATTGCCATGAGCTGGCTGGTGTACCGCCTCACCAATTCGGCGCTGCTGCTTGGTGTGGTTGGGTTTGCCGGCCAGTTCCCCGCCCTTTTTTTAACCCCTTTTGCCGGCGTGCTGGCAGACAGGTGGGACCGCCGCTCAATACTGGTCATCACCCAGACTCTTTTCATGATTCAGGCCTTTACTTTGGCCTGCCTGGTGCTGACCGGCCACATATCGATCCGCCATATCATCCCCTTAAGCGTTTTTTCAGGCCTCGTCAGCGCTTTCGACGTACCTGCCCGCCAGTCATTTGTGGTGGAAATAGTAGAAAAAAAAGAAGACCTGGTAAACGCCATTGCCCTGAACTCCTCAATGTTTAACGGCGCCCGGCTGATCGGGCCGTCCGTAGCAGGCATACTGATTTCCGCCGTGGGTGAGGGTTTTTGCTTTCTCCTTAACGGCATAAGCTACCTGGCCGTTATAACGGCCCTGCTGGCCATGCGGGTAAGGCTGAAAAAGCCGGCAAAGGGCGGCCCGGGCGTGCTGCAGGGAATGAGGGAAGGCTTTGCCTACGCTTTCGGCAATAGGCCAATCCGCTACATTATCCTGCTCCTTGCGCTGGTCAGCCTGGTAGGCATGCCCTACTCGGTGCTGATGCCTGTTTTCGCCGGGGAAATCCTGCACGGCGGGCCTCATACCCTTGGCTTCCTGGTGGGGTTTTCCGGGATGGGGGCGATCTCCGGCGCTGTTTACCTGGCTTCGCGTAAAGACGCCGGCGGCCTGATACGGATTATCCCGCTGGCAGCGGGAATTTTTGGGGCCGGGCTGGCTGTTTTTTCCCGGTCCGGCATCCTGTGGCTTTCTCTTTTTCTGATGCTGTTCACCGGCTTCGGCATGATGGTTCAAATGGCCTCGAGCAACACAGTTTTGCAGACCATTGTGGACGACGACAAGCGCGGCAGGGTGATGAGCTTTTTCTCAATGTCATTTATGAGCATCAGCCCCTTTGGCAGCTTACTGGCGGGCAGCCTGGCCAGCCGGATAGGTGCCCCGGATACGCTGCTTATAGGAGGGGCTTGCTGTATTTTAGGCGCCATTGTCTTTGCCGCAAAGCTGCCGGTGCTGAAGGAGGCTTTAGTGCTGCAGGGCAATATCCGGGGTTGCAGCGATAAAGATTATTCCCCCTGA
- the PTH gene encoding peptidyl-tRNA hydrolase yields MVIDRLAPALGITVGKRMFKALVGQGRIDGEKVVLAKPQTYMNLSGEAVGALLNWYGLTPADLIVVYDDLDLPPGKLRLRAGGGAGGHKGVQSVIRVLGTENFARVRVGIGRPAEPGLDPAGYVLSRFDRDEVEIMREALDLAAAAVLCMVRDGVDRAMNLYNGR; encoded by the coding sequence ATGGTTATCGACCGCCTGGCCCCGGCTCTGGGGATAACGGTGGGGAAGAGGATGTTTAAAGCCCTTGTGGGCCAGGGGCGGATTGACGGGGAAAAGGTCGTGCTGGCCAAGCCCCAGACCTACATGAATTTAAGCGGGGAGGCGGTGGGTGCCCTGTTGAACTGGTACGGGCTGACCCCTGCCGACCTGATTGTCGTATACGATGACCTGGACCTGCCGCCCGGCAAGCTGCGCCTGCGCGCCGGGGGCGGTGCGGGCGGCCACAAAGGGGTTCAGTCCGTCATCCGGGTGTTGGGAACCGAAAATTTTGCCAGGGTCAGGGTTGGTATCGGCAGGCCGGCGGAACCGGGCCTCGATCCGGCCGGTTACGTGTTAAGCCGCTTTGACCGCGATGAAGTTGAAATAATGAGAGAGGCCCTGGATCTGGCGGCGGCGGCCGTGCTGTGCATGGTCCGCGACGGCGTGGACCGGGCCATGAACCTCTATAACGGCAGGTAA
- a CDS encoding hypothetical membrane protein produces the protein MAFTISGSFYDGRSQTWELIKSFGEAVRFQEQGGAACLLVFLAGVLIMLAVMCFLNYRRREDFVLFTETAAGEQKREWFRLRLDRDVLYAPENSTDFSRGKIRDLSAGGIQFAAGRELKANDMLQLVIDLSPYMKLNLAGRVVWTAENPEGGENSRFLTGVQFVGMTPAEQDRLARIILWEQQAQMQK, from the coding sequence ATGGCCTTCACCATCTCCGGCAGCTTTTACGACGGCCGCAGTCAAACCTGGGAATTGATCAAGTCTTTCGGCGAGGCGGTGCGCTTCCAGGAGCAGGGCGGCGCAGCCTGCCTGTTGGTTTTTCTGGCGGGCGTGCTGATCATGCTGGCGGTAATGTGCTTTTTAAACTATCGCCGCAGGGAGGACTTTGTCCTTTTTACCGAAACGGCTGCGGGGGAGCAAAAAAGGGAATGGTTCCGCCTGAGGCTCGACCGGGACGTGCTGTACGCGCCGGAAAACAGCACCGATTTCAGCAGAGGGAAAATCAGGGATCTGAGCGCCGGTGGAATTCAGTTTGCGGCCGGCCGGGAGCTGAAGGCAAACGACATGCTGCAGCTTGTTATTGATCTAAGCCCCTACATGAAACTAAACCTTGCCGGGCGGGTGGTCTGGACCGCGGAAAACCCCGAAGGAGGGGAAAACAGCCGCTTTCTGACGGGCGTGCAGTTCGTCGGCATGACGCCGGCGGAGCAGGACAGGCTGGCCAGGATCATCTTGTGGGAGCAGCAGGCGCAGATGCAAAAATAG
- the IlvA gene encoding threonine dehydratase: MVESKLTLEKIEEARHRLAGVAHRTPLDFSATFSEMTGNDVFLKLENMQKTGSFKIRGAYNKVMSLDEKDRGRGVIAASAGNHAQGVAYAAARAGLPCTIVMPAGAPISKIAATRGYGSEVVLAGGGYDEAYRLAVELREKSGAAFIHGFDDVDVIAGQATIALEILEDLPGVEAVLVPVGGGGLIAGISFALKTLRPEVRVVGVQAAGAPAMLLSWRKGRLVETAHASTFADGIAVRRPGRVAFGIIRQCVDEIVTVDDEETAGAILMLLERSKLVVEGAGAVGLAALVYQKTALRNARTVVVLSGGNIDVNILSIIIERGLVKTGRYARLRAVLSDEPGNLGKLLAAVARTRANVISVAHNRIRPGVPLKQAEVELSLETRNKEHIGQILEVLARAGYRPEIIA, translated from the coding sequence ATGGTTGAAAGCAAGCTGACCCTGGAAAAAATTGAGGAGGCCAGGCACCGCCTGGCCGGGGTGGCCCACCGCACCCCGCTGGATTTTTCCGCCACCTTCAGCGAAATGACGGGAAACGACGTTTTTCTGAAGCTGGAGAACATGCAGAAAACAGGTTCATTTAAAATCCGCGGTGCTTACAACAAGGTCATGAGCCTGGACGAAAAAGACAGGGGGCGCGGGGTAATTGCAGCCTCCGCCGGAAACCACGCCCAGGGGGTGGCCTACGCCGCCGCCAGGGCGGGCCTTCCCTGCACCATTGTAATGCCCGCGGGGGCCCCCATTTCCAAGATTGCAGCAACTCGCGGCTACGGCTCCGAAGTAGTTCTGGCCGGGGGCGGCTATGACGAGGCCTACCGGCTGGCCGTCGAGCTGCGGGAAAAAAGCGGGGCCGCCTTCATACACGGCTTTGACGACGTGGACGTAATTGCCGGGCAGGCCACCATAGCCCTTGAGATTTTGGAGGATCTGCCCGGCGTCGAGGCGGTGCTGGTGCCGGTTGGCGGCGGGGGACTGATTGCGGGTATATCGTTTGCGCTGAAAACGCTCAGGCCGGAGGTGCGTGTCGTCGGGGTGCAGGCCGCGGGTGCCCCGGCCATGCTGCTTTCCTGGAGGAAAGGCAGGCTGGTCGAGACCGCCCATGCCAGTACTTTTGCCGACGGCATTGCCGTCCGCAGGCCGGGCCGGGTAGCCTTTGGCATAATCAGGCAATGCGTTGACGAAATTGTAACGGTTGACGATGAAGAAACGGCCGGCGCGATCCTTATGCTCCTGGAAAGGTCCAAACTCGTGGTGGAAGGGGCCGGGGCGGTAGGCCTGGCCGCCCTGGTTTACCAAAAGACGGCGTTAAGAAACGCCAGGACGGTTGTCGTTTTAAGCGGGGGCAATATCGACGTGAACATCCTCTCAATTATTATAGAGCGCGGGCTGGTCAAAACAGGCCGCTATGCCCGCCTGCGGGCGGTCCTTTCGGACGAGCCGGGCAATCTGGGCAAACTGCTGGCGGCGGTGGCTAGGACCAGGGCCAACGTAATTTCGGTGGCCCACAACCGGATCAGGCCCGGCGTCCCGCTAAAGCAGGCCGAAGTAGAACTGTCCTTGGAAACCAGGAACAAAGAGCATATCGGGCAGATCCTGGAAGTGCTGGCCAGGGCCGGTTACCGTCCGGAAATTATTGCATAA
- a CDS encoding hypothetical membrane protein gives MLMSLVLAVPAAVLAWLANCLLGGLPLKKKVIVASFVEEALKTLPAAFFSASIFLTHLFFGAAEGIWEILAGRRNGFYAGLSALASHSLFGCITLFACDFYGVVPALAAGYLAHALWNYAVLEYLPARRDGRR, from the coding sequence ATGCTGATGTCCCTTGTCCTGGCGGTGCCGGCGGCGGTTCTGGCATGGCTGGCAAACTGCCTGCTGGGCGGGCTGCCCCTGAAAAAAAAGGTCATCGTGGCTTCCTTTGTTGAGGAAGCCCTCAAGACCCTGCCGGCAGCATTTTTTTCCGCCAGCATTTTTCTGACCCACCTGTTTTTCGGGGCGGCGGAGGGAATATGGGAAATTCTTGCGGGGCGCCGCAACGGTTTCTACGCAGGCCTGTCCGCCCTGGCCAGCCATTCGCTGTTTGGCTGCATCACCTTATTTGCCTGCGATTTTTACGGTGTGGTACCCGCCCTGGCGGCCGGGTATCTGGCTCATGCCTTATGGAATTACGCCGTGCTTGAGTACCTGCCGGCCCGGCGGGACGGCAGGCGGTGA